AAACCAGTCAGCGTTACATGCACTGCGCCCTTAACGATCTGGGCGGCCTCAAGCCCGGCTGGACGCGCCTAAATTTCGCGCCGTGGACGAGTGAAGCCGAATTTTTATTCCTGCTGTCCGCGCTTGAGTTTGTGGCGGATTACGGTGAGCGGTTCGTGCCGCTGTACAACATGGACTTTCACACCGGCACTTGGACGCACCCGGCGGACCAAAAATTGCCAGCGCTGTTCGAGTTGGAGGCCCCTGAAACCCAAGCCGGTGAAGCGCCGTATGCCGATTATTTGCTTGAGGCCAAGGCCATTGCCGAAGCGCTGATTCCCCCACAGGCGCGTGAAATACCGGTGGAAGTACCCAAAGAATTGGTGTTTTTCCGATACTGATAGGAGGTTCAGTCAATCGGTGAGAAATGAAGATTGACCCGGCTGGGCCAGCAGGAAAAGACGTTGTCGCGAAAGGCGCTGCGAAAGTGGTCTTCAAGGCGTCAGGCGGTTGCGGTCACGCGGGAAGGCGCGGGCGTACCGGACGTTGGCAATGCCCAGCAGCTTGGCAGTCAGTCGCTCGGCCCCAATCGCAAAGCCGCCGTGCGGGGGCATGCCGTACTTGAAGACTTCCGAGTAACCGCTCATGGCCTCACGGTTCATTTTGTAGGTGTCAATCGACTCCATCAGCATGGCGTGGTCGTGGATGCGTTGGCCGCCGGAGGTGATCTCGATGCCCCGGAACAGCAGATCAAAGCCGCGTGTCAAATCGGGGTTGAGGCTGCCATCTTCTTGGTGGTCGGCGTGGGTGTAAAACGGACGGGCGGCGCGGGGGTACTTGGTGACAAACACGAAGTCGCTGCCCTCAGTCTCGGCGTAGTGCTGGCAGAGCAGTCGCTCGGCTTCGGGGTCGAGGTCTTTACCGCCCACCTGATGCCCGAATTTCTCGGTGACCAGCGCTCTAGCGTCCATCAGCGTGATGCGGGGAATGCGCTCCGGCACCTTCGGGATACTCGCGCCCAGCAGCTCGAACTCGGCGGCGCAGCTTTCCTTCAGGCGCTCCATCGCAAAGTTCAGGAAGCCGGTTTCCAACTCCATCACGTCGTCTTCGTCGTCGATGAAGCCCATTTCTACATCCAGCGACAGGTATTCATTCAGGTGGCGGCTGGTGGCGTGCTCTTCGGCGCGGTAGACCGGGGCCACCTCGTAAACGCGCTCGAAGACGCCCACCATGATCTGCTTGTAGAGCTGTGGACTCTGGGCCAGGTAAGCCTGCTCGCCAAAGTAATCGAGCTTGAAGAGGTTCGCGCCGCCCTCCGCGCCCGCCGAGACGATTTTGGGGGTGCTGATTTCGGTAAAGCCCTGTGAGCGCAGGTAGGTGTGAAAGGCGTAGACGATCTCGCCCTGCACCTTCAGCGCTGCCCGTTCACGTAGGCCGCGCAGCGACACGTAGCGGTAATCCAGCATAGTTTCGGGGTTGACGTTCCACTCCATCTTGGGGATTTCCAGCGGCGAGGCCTGAGTAGCTGCCGACAGCACCTTCATGCTCTCGACCTGCACCTCAAAGCCGCCCGGCGCTTTCTTGTGGGCCTTGACGGTGCCCAAAATTTCCACGCTGCTTTCCGGCAGGGGCAAGCTGAGGTGGCTGCCGACGCACTGGGCCAGGCCGGTTTTGTCGCGCAGCACCACGAACTGCACCCCGCCGAGGTCGCGCCGGGCGTGGACGAAGCCTTGCAGCTTGACCGCTTGGCCCTCAAACTGGCCGAGGTCGCGGGTCAGGGTGCGGGCGAGTTTGGTTTGGGTCTGGGTTGGCTCGGTTGGGGTGGTCATTTCTCTCCTGGTGGCTCAAAAGGTGACTCAAAAAAAGCCCGACTCCTCATTGAAGTCGGGGGCGCGGTCAAACTCGGGGGCGTCCCCTACTGGGGATCGTCATTCAGGTTGTCGGCAAAACGGGTCTTCGGAAAGCTGGGGCCGCACATGGGCGTTAGTGTAGCGGCGCGGCGCGGCCACAAGCAAGGGCTGAGCTAGGGGAGTGGAGCGCTTTATGCTGAGCGCATGACTTACGCCCATGAGCGCCAGATTGCCGAACGCCTTGCCCGCCAAGCTGGAGAAATGCTCCTGAGACACCGCGCCGCCGGATTCAAAGTGGCTTACAAAACCTCCAAAGACGACCCGGTGACGGTGGCCGATACCGAGGCGTCCGAGTTGATCGTGGCCGGACTCAGGGCCGAGTTTCCCGAAGACGGCATTCTCTCCGAGGAACTCACCGACACCGCCGAGCGCCTCAGCAAGCGCCGCGTATGGATCATCGACCCGATTGACGGCACCAAAGAATATGTGGACGGCAGTCCCGATTTTGCGGTCAGCATTGGCCTCGCGGTGGACGGTGAAGCGGTGCTGGGCGTGGTGAACGCGCCCGCCCATGACGCCCTTTACAGTGGCGTGGTGGGGGAGGGCGGCTTCAAGAACGGCGAGGCTGCTGGTTTCAGCGCCCGCCCACCCGAACAGGCGCTCATTTCCGTTTCCGACACCGAGTACAAAATAGAGCTGCACCGCTACCCGCTGACCAACCTGCGCCCGTCCGGCAGCATCGCCCTCAAGCTGGCCCTGATCGCGGCAGGCGAGGCCGACGCCACCTTCACCATGTCGCCGCGCAGTGAGTGGGACATCGCAGCGGGGATGGCGCTCATCGCGGCGGCGGGCGGTCAGGTGACGCGGCGCGGGGGCGCTCAGATTCATCTCAACTCGCCCCAGCCCAGCATCCGGCAGGGCCTGATCGGGGGCCGGAGCGACGTGGTGGCGTGGCTGGAAACCGAACTCCACCGCCTCGCCGTGCCGGAGCAGCAATTAGGGTTGGTTGAGAGTGACGAAGCTTGGGCGCTGCTCAGCCGAGCCGAGCAGGAACGCTTGCGCGGCCAAAGCCACCTGCACATTCGCCACGCGGCGGGGCGAGTGGTGGCCCTGGTGCTGCTGGACAATGACCAGCGGGTGCTGCGCTCGGAAGGCGACGCCCTGCATCTGGGGGTGCTGACCCGTGACCTGACGCGGGCGTACGGTGCGCTGAGCTGAGAGCGGACTAGCGTGAAAAGGAACGCAGCCAGCGGTACGCGCTCCGCACGCCGAGGAAGCTCAGCCACGAAAGGCCGCCGAGAAGCATGGCCAGGGTCAAAAAACCGACGACCTCGTTGCCTAGTGAGCGAAGGCCAGCAGGCAGAAGAAGCAGGGCGAAACTCAGCGCGAGGTACACACCCAACAGCGCAGTAAAAAAGAAGACTGGACTGCGCCAGGCCATGCGGTACACGCGCACCCGCCGAATCTGCTTTCTGGTGTGTGGGCTGAGCTTGCGGACGCGGTAAAGCGTGCGAACCCAGACGCCCAGCCCCAGAACAGGCACGAGAATCAGGGCCTGCGGCACGATGATAAAGCGCCACGCTGGCGATTGCCGCGAAAATGGAAACGGCAAATACTCGTGAACCAGCGCTCTAAACTGCTCCTGCGCGGCGGCATTGGCGGGGTCGAGCCGAATGGCCGCCAGCGCCGCCGCGCAGGCTTCCTCAGCGCGGCCCTGACGGAGACTGACCCGCGCAAGCAAGTTGAGTGCCGGAGCAAAGTTCGGATCATCGGAGAGTAGAGCGCGTAACAGTTCCTCGGCTTCCTTCAGCCGCCGGAGTTCCAGCAGCGCCTGAGCCAGAAAAATCTGGGCCATCCGGTGCTGCGGCTCAAGGTGCAGGGCGGCGGCGGCTCGCTCATGCGCTTGCTTGGGCTGGTTCATCATCAGGTGGAGCTGCGCCAGTGAAGCGAGGGCGTCGGCGTTGTCTGGGTCGAGTCGCAGCGCCTCACGGACTGCCGCCAGCGCCGGTTCAGCGGCCTTCCACGCGCCCGACCAGCGCCGGAAGCGGCCAAAGGTCAACCCCTGCACCTGAGCGTTCCAAAGCGAAAGGCCCAGTCTCAGGTGTAAGTGGCTCTCCGTGGGGTCAAGGCTGACGGCCCGCTGCGCGGCGTCCAGCGCCTGCGGAAAATCGTCGAGTTCAGTGTAAATCTGGCTGAGCAGCCGCCACAGCGTGGGGTTGTCAGGATCGTGGGCCAGCGCCCGCGTCGTCTCGGCGGCGGCTTCACGGGGGCGGCCCAAGTCCAGCAAAACCAAGATGCGTGACCAAGCTTGCTCGGCGTCGGTGGAGAGTTCTGGTGCGTCAAATAGGGTCATTGGGTCGTCTCATGGCTCAGGCTTCAGCGTCCGCCGGACTTGCCGCGCAGATAGCTCAGCAAGTCGTCGTATTCGCCGTCATCGTTGGCAAATTGGGCGGCGTTCTTGGCCGTTTCAAACCACGTCTTGGTGCTGGGCCGCACCTCACGCAGCGCCCGAATGAAGTCGGCCTGGCGAATGGGCCGCACGTTGCCGCTTTTGATGGCGTCCTCCATCGCCAGTTCGGTGGCAGAGGCAACCAGATGCGTCAAATCCGCGCCGGAAAAATCGGCTGTTTTGGCGGCGAGGGCGGGCAGATCGAGCGCTTCGGTGGGCCTTGAGCACGTCTCCAATTCCAGTAGGTGCCGCCGCGCTTCCAAGTCCGGCGGCAACACCAGCAGGGTGCGGTCAAAGCGGCCCGGACGCCTCAGCGCGGGGTCGACGTCCCAGGGGCTGTTGGTGGCGGCCAAGACAAACACGCCCTCGTTGCTGGCCTTGGCACCGTCGAGCTCCGAGAGGAGTTGGCCCACCACGTTGGCCGCGCTGTGGCGCATTTGGCTTCGGCGGCGGCCCAGCGCGTCCACTTCATCCAAAAACAGCACGCAGGGCGCTCGGCGGCGGGCCAGTGCGAACACCTCACTGAGGTTGCGCTCGCTCTGTCCCATGTACATGTCCAGCACATCCGACAGACCGACGTTGATGAATTTGGCGCTGAGTTCACCGGCCACCGCGCGGGCGATAAAGGTCTTGCCGCAGCCGGGCGGGCCGTAGAGCAGCAGCCCGCCGCGCAGGGCCGAGCCGTACATTTTGAGGAGTTCCGGGTTTTTGAGCGGAGCCAGCAGCGAGAGTTCCAAGCGCCGCTTGACATCTTCCATTCCCGCCACGTCCGCTAAAGTCACGCGGGGTGTTTGCAAGTCCCAGCGCTGATCGCTGGTCTCTTCGTCTGGCTCCCGCTCCACCAATTCGGCGTGATCCGTGACGGCCAGCACGGGCTTGGGTAAAGGGGCCGCGCCCTGAATCACGCCCGTCAGCGCGTCGTGGAGGCGGTGATAGCGGGCGGCAGTGTCGGTCTGGCCCATTTCGTCGGCGGCCCACGCCGCGAGCTTGAGCGCTCTGACATTGTCCGGCTCGCTGTTCAGCGCCGCTTTGGCCTGCTCCAGCGCGGCGGCCGCCTGACCGGCTTGCAGCAGCAGATCGCTCAGATGCAGCTTCAGCTCAGTGTTGTTAGGGTCTTGCTCGGCGGCCAATTGAAGGGCGCTCAGCACACTCTGGTGAACCATAGATACCTCGTTGCGGCGTCGGTTTCGCCCTGCTTGGTTTGAAGGCTCAGTTTAGCTTGCCGGGCCGACAAAGTGCCGACCCAAATCAGCGCCCGCGCCACTTCCCCCTGACTTCCGCTAAAGTGGAAGGATGATTGCCATTGTGACCGACTCGACGAGTGACCTCTCGCCGGAGTTAATCAAGCGCCACCACATCACCAGCGTGCCGCTCTACGTGCTGTTCGGCGGTGAAATGCACCGCGACGGCATTGACATCCAGCTCGGCCAACTCTTTAAAGGAGTCAAGGAAGGCCAAAAAATTCCTTCCACCAGCCAGCCCAGCCCCGCCGAGTTTGCTGCCGTATACACCGAAGCGCTGGGGGCGGCGGACGAGGTGCTGAGCCTGCACATCAGCGGTCTGCTCTCCGGCACGGCTGGCAGCGCCCGGCTGGCCGCTCAGGATTTTGGCGGCAAAGTCACGGTGCTCGATACCAACACCACCAGCATGGCGCTGGGCATGATGGCGATCCGCGCCGCTGAGATGGCCGGAGCGGGCAAGAGCATGGCCGAGATCGTGGCCGAACTCGAAAAGGTCAAGGCCAAGGGCTACGTGGTCTTTACCGTCGAAACGCTGGACTTTTTGCGCCGCAACGGGCGAATCGGCGGCGCACAGGCGCTGCTCGGCGGGCTGCTCAACATCA
The DNA window shown above is from Deinococcus detaillensis and carries:
- the aspS gene encoding aspartate--tRNA(Asn) ligase, with the translated sequence MTTPTEPTQTQTKLARTLTRDLGQFEGQAVKLQGFVHARRDLGGVQFVVLRDKTGLAQCVGSHLSLPLPESSVEILGTVKAHKKAPGGFEVQVESMKVLSAATQASPLEIPKMEWNVNPETMLDYRYVSLRGLRERAALKVQGEIVYAFHTYLRSQGFTEISTPKIVSAGAEGGANLFKLDYFGEQAYLAQSPQLYKQIMVGVFERVYEVAPVYRAEEHATSRHLNEYLSLDVEMGFIDDEDDVMELETGFLNFAMERLKESCAAEFELLGASIPKVPERIPRITLMDARALVTEKFGHQVGGKDLDPEAERLLCQHYAETEGSDFVFVTKYPRAARPFYTHADHQEDGSLNPDLTRGFDLLFRGIEITSGGQRIHDHAMLMESIDTYKMNREAMSGYSEVFKYGMPPHGGFAIGAERLTAKLLGIANVRYARAFPRDRNRLTP
- a CDS encoding 3'(2'),5'-bisphosphate nucleotidase CysQ family protein yields the protein MTYAHERQIAERLARQAGEMLLRHRAAGFKVAYKTSKDDPVTVADTEASELIVAGLRAEFPEDGILSEELTDTAERLSKRRVWIIDPIDGTKEYVDGSPDFAVSIGLAVDGEAVLGVVNAPAHDALYSGVVGEGGFKNGEAAGFSARPPEQALISVSDTEYKIELHRYPLTNLRPSGSIALKLALIAAGEADATFTMSPRSEWDIAAGMALIAAAGGQVTRRGGAQIHLNSPQPSIRQGLIGGRSDVVAWLETELHRLAVPEQQLGLVESDEAWALLSRAEQERLRGQSHLHIRHAAGRVVALVLLDNDQRVLRSEGDALHLGVLTRDLTRAYGALS
- a CDS encoding tetratricopeptide repeat protein is translated as MTLFDAPELSTDAEQAWSRILVLLDLGRPREAAAETTRALAHDPDNPTLWRLLSQIYTELDDFPQALDAAQRAVSLDPTESHLHLRLGLSLWNAQVQGLTFGRFRRWSGAWKAAEPALAAVREALRLDPDNADALASLAQLHLMMNQPKQAHERAAAALHLEPQHRMAQIFLAQALLELRRLKEAEELLRALLSDDPNFAPALNLLARVSLRQGRAEEACAAALAAIRLDPANAAAQEQFRALVHEYLPFPFSRQSPAWRFIIVPQALILVPVLGLGVWVRTLYRVRKLSPHTRKQIRRVRVYRMAWRSPVFFFTALLGVYLALSFALLLLPAGLRSLGNEVVGFLTLAMLLGGLSWLSFLGVRSAYRWLRSFSR
- a CDS encoding ATP-binding protein — encoded protein: MVHQSVLSALQLAAEQDPNNTELKLHLSDLLLQAGQAAAALEQAKAALNSEPDNVRALKLAAWAADEMGQTDTAARYHRLHDALTGVIQGAAPLPKPVLAVTDHAELVEREPDEETSDQRWDLQTPRVTLADVAGMEDVKRRLELSLLAPLKNPELLKMYGSALRGGLLLYGPPGCGKTFIARAVAGELSAKFINVGLSDVLDMYMGQSERNLSEVFALARRRAPCVLFLDEVDALGRRRSQMRHSAANVVGQLLSELDGAKASNEGVFVLAATNSPWDVDPALRRPGRFDRTLLVLPPDLEARRHLLELETCSRPTEALDLPALAAKTADFSGADLTHLVASATELAMEDAIKSGNVRPIRQADFIRALREVRPSTKTWFETAKNAAQFANDDGEYDDLLSYLRGKSGGR
- a CDS encoding DegV family protein, with amino-acid sequence MIAIVTDSTSDLSPELIKRHHITSVPLYVLFGGEMHRDGIDIQLGQLFKGVKEGQKIPSTSQPSPAEFAAVYTEALGAADEVLSLHISGLLSGTAGSARLAAQDFGGKVTVLDTNTTSMALGMMAIRAAEMAGAGKSMAEIVAELEKVKAKGYVVFTVETLDFLRRNGRIGGAQALLGGLLNIKPILAVKGGRVESSGRERGQKKATANLVGQARDYIAKFGPSRFAFMMTPGGDANVAELRSGLAGADYEDVGTFDFGAVVGTHLGPGSYGIVMEPLNP